One genomic segment of Streptomyces liangshanensis includes these proteins:
- a CDS encoding nicotinamide mononucleotide transporter family protein, translating to MSALTWLNSEAFTAVGQHILWSDMIGNIIGLGALALGWRRSIWTWPAQFLSGVILVGAYASADLSGGVGKQLLVIGVALWGWRLWQRGRQQAQDGTVAVRFATWRERALLAGGTAVGTLAVGGLFTAFPQLSWNPWPDAYIFVGTLAAMIAQARGLVEFWFAWLLVDLVGVPLAFNSGLAFSGLVYVIYLALVLWGMRDWWLRSRAGAVSLEGAAA from the coding sequence GTGAGCGCCCTGACCTGGCTCAACAGCGAGGCCTTCACCGCCGTCGGCCAGCACATCCTGTGGTCCGACATGATCGGCAACATCATCGGCCTGGGCGCCCTGGCGCTCGGCTGGCGGCGCTCGATCTGGACCTGGCCCGCCCAGTTCCTGTCCGGCGTCATCCTCGTCGGCGCCTACGCCTCCGCCGACCTCAGCGGCGGCGTGGGCAAACAACTCCTCGTCATCGGCGTGGCGTTGTGGGGCTGGCGGCTCTGGCAGCGCGGCCGACAGCAGGCGCAGGACGGCACCGTCGCCGTCCGCTTCGCCACCTGGCGCGAACGCGCCCTGCTGGCCGGCGGCACCGCCGTGGGCACCCTCGCCGTCGGCGGCCTCTTCACCGCCTTCCCACAGCTCTCCTGGAACCCCTGGCCCGACGCGTACATCTTCGTGGGCACCCTCGCCGCGATGATCGCCCAGGCCCGCGGCCTCGTGGAGTTCTGGTTCGCCTGGCTCCTGGTCGACCTCGTCGGCGTGCCCCTCGCGTTCAACAGCGGGCTCGCCTTCTCCGGTCTCGTGTACGTGATCTACCTCGCCCTCGTCCTGTGGGGGATGCGCGACTGGTGGCTGCGCTCCAGGGCCGGCGCCGTCTCCCTGGAAGGAGCAGCAGCATGA
- a CDS encoding hemolysin family protein — MTLSLLLLAAAFLLILANGFFVAAEFGLVTVDRPDAERAAATGDRRARTVVKALGELSFQLSGTQLGITITSLVVGMLAEPALAHLLDGPLTATGLPDGAVSGISVVVGMLLASAVQMVIGELVPKNWAVSRPLQVARFVAGPQHLFSTAFRPVITLLNTVANRLVRMLGVEPTDELASARTPGELVSLARHSAQAGTLEQDTADLFVRTLSLGRLTAQHVMTPRVKVSALQSDATAADVLNLTRATGLSRFPVYRERIDEIVGMVHLKDALAVPRDERARTEAGRIAVPALLVPETLPVQQLLERLRSEQPIAVVVDEYGGTAGVVTLEDIIEELVGEVRDEHDAEGDGKPELAPVAAEDGRPAWEADGSARVLTLRRIGLDVPDGPYETLAGLVADLLGRIPAPGDRAELPGWRLSVRRVDRYRAERVRLVRTGDVPADGYPGTPKDLAHDAPAPRPAGSRTGGPAKVPAGVAGDGPAVGAHDDPHAGLVAQDAPADSPAMAEGSR; from the coding sequence ATGACCCTCTCCCTTCTGCTGCTCGCCGCGGCATTCCTTCTCATCCTCGCCAACGGCTTCTTCGTGGCGGCCGAGTTCGGCCTCGTCACCGTGGACCGGCCGGACGCCGAGCGCGCCGCCGCCACCGGTGACCGGCGCGCCCGCACGGTCGTCAAGGCGCTCGGCGAGCTCTCGTTCCAGCTCTCCGGCACCCAGCTGGGCATCACCATCACCTCCCTGGTCGTCGGCATGCTCGCCGAACCGGCCCTCGCCCACCTGCTCGACGGGCCGCTGACCGCGACCGGTCTGCCCGACGGCGCGGTCTCCGGGATCTCGGTGGTGGTCGGCATGCTGCTCGCCTCCGCCGTCCAGATGGTGATCGGCGAGCTGGTCCCCAAGAACTGGGCGGTCTCCAGGCCGCTCCAGGTGGCCCGGTTCGTCGCCGGACCCCAGCACCTCTTCTCGACCGCGTTCCGGCCGGTGATCACCCTGCTCAACACCGTCGCCAACCGCCTCGTCCGGATGCTGGGCGTGGAACCGACGGACGAGCTCGCCTCGGCCCGTACGCCCGGCGAGCTGGTCTCCCTGGCCCGGCACTCGGCCCAGGCGGGCACGCTCGAACAGGACACCGCCGACCTGTTCGTACGGACCCTGTCCCTCGGCCGGCTCACCGCGCAGCACGTGATGACACCCCGCGTGAAGGTCAGCGCCCTCCAGTCGGACGCGACCGCCGCGGACGTCCTCAACCTCACCCGGGCCACCGGCCTGTCCCGCTTCCCGGTCTACCGGGAGCGCATCGACGAGATCGTCGGCATGGTGCACCTCAAGGACGCGCTGGCCGTGCCCCGCGACGAGCGGGCGCGTACGGAGGCCGGGCGCATCGCCGTCCCGGCGCTGCTCGTCCCCGAGACCCTGCCCGTCCAGCAGTTGCTGGAGCGGCTCCGCAGCGAGCAGCCGATAGCCGTCGTCGTCGACGAGTACGGCGGTACGGCCGGGGTCGTCACCCTGGAGGACATCATCGAGGAGCTCGTCGGCGAGGTCAGGGACGAGCACGACGCCGAGGGCGACGGGAAGCCGGAACTGGCCCCCGTCGCCGCCGAGGACGGCAGACCCGCCTGGGAGGCCGACGGCAGCGCCCGCGTCCTCACCTTGCGGCGCATCGGCCTCGACGTGCCCGACGGCCCGTACGAGACGCTGGCCGGCCTCGTCGCCGACCTGCTGGGCCGGATCCCTGCCCCCGGGGACCGGGCCGAGCTGCCCGGCTGGCGGCTCTCCGTCCGGCGGGTGGACCGCTACCGGGCCGAGCGGGTACGGCTGGTCCGTACCGGCGACGTACCGGCGGACGGCTACCCGGGCACCCCGAAGGACCTCGCGCACGACGCGCCCGCCCCCCGGCCCGCCGGATCCCGTACGGGCGGCCCCGCGAAGGTGCCGGCGGGCGTGGCCGGGGACGGCCCGGCCGTGGGCGCCCACGACGACCCGCACGCCGGGCTCGTCGCGCAGGACGCCCCGGCGGACAGCCCCGCGATGGCGGAGGGCTCCCGATGA
- the ribH gene encoding 6,7-dimethyl-8-ribityllumazine synthase, whose translation MSGKGAPELSVKNCGDLRVAVIAAQWHQKVMDGLVDGALRALRELGIDEPTLLRVPGSFELPVVAKVLADRGYDAVVALGVVIRGGTPHFEYVCQGVTQGLTQVSIDTGVPIGFGVLTCDTEDQALDRAGLPESNEDKGHEAVTAAVATATVLRTVAEPWR comes from the coding sequence GTGAGCGGCAAGGGCGCACCCGAACTGAGTGTGAAGAACTGCGGAGACCTCAGAGTCGCCGTGATCGCGGCCCAGTGGCACCAGAAGGTCATGGACGGACTCGTCGACGGAGCCCTGCGCGCCCTGCGCGAGCTGGGCATCGACGAACCGACACTGCTGCGTGTCCCCGGCAGCTTCGAACTGCCCGTCGTGGCCAAGGTCCTGGCGGACCGCGGCTACGACGCCGTGGTCGCGCTCGGCGTGGTCATCCGGGGCGGCACCCCCCACTTCGAGTACGTGTGCCAGGGGGTCACCCAGGGCCTCACGCAGGTCTCGATCGACACGGGTGTCCCCATCGGCTTCGGGGTGCTGACCTGCGACACCGAGGACCAGGCACTCGACCGCGCGGGCCTGCCCGAGTCGAACGAGGACAAGGGCCACGAGGCGGTCACCGCCGCCGTCGCGACCGCCACCGTGCTCCGGACCGTCGCCGAACCCTGGCGTTGA
- a CDS encoding hemolysin family protein, whose protein sequence is MSVLQLGLAVLLVLANGFFVGAEFALVSVRRSQIEPHAALGSARARQVLHGLENLPQMMAAAQFGITVCSLTLGAVAEPTVAHLLEPLFHAVRVPEGLIHPLGFVIALALVVFLHLVIGEMVPKNLAMAAPEKTALWLSPGLVGFARLCRPVTAALGACARLVLRAFRVEPKDEVEAVFTSEQLNRLVEDSGQAGLLDAEAQERLEDALELGSRPVTDVLLARASLVTVTPSVTPREIEELTVRTGYSRFPVCAEGNAAFMGYLHVKDVLDLEAAERAVPQHVWRPMATLRAELPLDDALTVMRRAATHLAQVADGSGRVLGLVALEDVLEMLVGEVRDPSHRENQALAL, encoded by the coding sequence ATGAGCGTGCTGCAACTGGGCCTCGCCGTGCTCCTCGTCCTGGCCAACGGGTTCTTCGTCGGCGCCGAGTTCGCCCTCGTCTCCGTACGCCGCAGCCAGATCGAACCGCACGCCGCCCTCGGCTCCGCCCGCGCGCGGCAGGTGCTGCACGGCCTGGAGAACCTGCCGCAGATGATGGCGGCGGCGCAGTTCGGCATCACCGTCTGCTCGCTGACGCTCGGCGCGGTGGCCGAGCCGACCGTGGCGCACCTGCTGGAGCCGCTGTTCCACGCGGTCCGGGTGCCCGAGGGCCTCATCCATCCGCTGGGCTTCGTCATCGCCCTGGCGCTGGTGGTGTTCCTGCACCTGGTCATCGGGGAGATGGTCCCGAAGAACCTGGCCATGGCGGCCCCCGAGAAGACCGCGCTGTGGCTCAGCCCCGGCCTGGTCGGCTTCGCCCGGCTCTGCCGCCCGGTGACGGCCGCGCTGGGCGCCTGCGCCCGGCTGGTCCTGCGGGCGTTCCGGGTCGAGCCCAAGGACGAGGTGGAGGCGGTCTTCACCAGCGAGCAGCTCAACCGCCTCGTCGAGGACTCGGGCCAGGCCGGCCTGCTCGACGCGGAGGCGCAGGAGCGCCTGGAGGACGCCTTGGAGCTGGGCAGCCGCCCGGTCACCGACGTCCTGCTCGCGCGGGCCTCGCTGGTGACGGTGACGCCGTCGGTCACCCCGCGCGAGATCGAGGAGCTGACCGTACGGACCGGCTACTCGCGCTTCCCGGTGTGCGCGGAGGGCAACGCGGCCTTCATGGGCTACCTCCACGTCAAGGACGTCCTCGACCTGGAGGCGGCCGAGCGGGCCGTACCGCAGCACGTGTGGCGGCCGATGGCGACCCTGCGGGCGGAACTGCCGCTGGACGACGCCCTCACCGTGATGCGCCGGGCGGCCACGCACCTCGCCCAGGTCGCCGACGGGTCCGGGCGGGTGCTCGGGCTGGTGGCGCTGGAGGACGTGCTGGAGATGCTGGTCGGTGAGGTGCGCGACCCGTCCCACCGGGAGAACCAGGCGCTGGCGCTCTGA
- the ribD gene encoding bifunctional diaminohydroxyphosphoribosylaminopyrimidine deaminase/5-amino-6-(5-phosphoribosylamino)uracil reductase RibD: MRRAITLAAHGLGSTSPNPVVGCVVLDASGRLAGEGFHQRAGGPHAEVHALRAAGARARGGTAYVTLEPCDHTGRTGPCSQALVDAGVARVLYAVADPNPRAKGGADTLRAAGVTVERGLLEEEAEAGNTAWLTSVRLGRPHVVWKYAATLDGRIAAADSTSRWITSAEARADVHRLRAEADAVVVGSGTARTDDPHLAVRGVEGAVQPLRVVVDTEATAVRPGARVLDSAAPTLIAVAEDADLSGRGHLKDVVRLPRAARGLDIPALLAALHARGVRSVLLEGGPALAGAFVAAGAVDKVVGYLAPVLLGAGPAALGDAGITTLAGALRLRMTESTPIGTDLRVTAVPDRDTPGTAGATTEPPATAVHDSAVADTATSVPATPGTATKEH, from the coding sequence ATGCGTCGCGCCATCACGCTCGCCGCCCACGGACTCGGCTCCACCAGCCCGAACCCGGTCGTCGGATGCGTCGTCCTCGACGCCTCGGGTCGGCTCGCGGGCGAGGGGTTCCACCAGCGGGCCGGCGGCCCGCACGCCGAGGTCCACGCCCTGCGCGCGGCCGGCGCACGCGCCCGGGGCGGCACCGCCTACGTCACGCTCGAACCCTGCGACCACACCGGCCGGACCGGCCCCTGCTCCCAGGCGCTCGTCGACGCTGGCGTCGCCCGGGTCCTGTACGCGGTCGCCGACCCCAACCCCCGGGCGAAGGGCGGCGCCGACACCCTGCGCGCGGCCGGCGTCACCGTCGAGCGGGGCCTGCTGGAGGAGGAGGCCGAGGCCGGCAACACCGCCTGGCTGACCTCCGTACGGCTCGGCCGCCCCCACGTCGTATGGAAGTACGCCGCCACCCTCGACGGCCGGATCGCCGCCGCCGACTCCACCAGCCGCTGGATCACCTCCGCCGAGGCCCGCGCCGACGTCCACCGGCTGCGCGCCGAGGCCGACGCCGTCGTGGTCGGCTCCGGGACCGCCCGTACCGACGACCCCCACCTCGCGGTACGGGGCGTCGAGGGCGCCGTGCAACCCCTGCGGGTCGTCGTCGACACCGAGGCCACCGCCGTCCGGCCGGGCGCCCGGGTCCTGGACTCCGCCGCGCCCACCCTGATCGCCGTCGCCGAGGACGCCGACCTGAGCGGGCGGGGCCACCTCAAGGACGTCGTACGGCTGCCCCGCGCCGCGCGCGGCCTGGACATCCCCGCCCTGCTGGCCGCCCTCCACGCACGCGGCGTCCGGTCCGTCCTCCTCGAAGGCGGTCCGGCGCTGGCCGGCGCGTTCGTCGCCGCGGGCGCCGTCGACAAGGTCGTCGGCTACCTCGCCCCCGTCCTCCTGGGCGCCGGCCCGGCCGCCCTCGGGGACGCCGGAATCACCACGCTCGCCGGGGCGTTGCGACTCCGCATGACGGAGAGCACGCCCATCGGCACGGACCTGCGCGTCACCGCCGTCCCCGACCGGGACACCCCCGGGACCGCGGGCGCCACCACCGAGCCCCCCGCCACAGCCGTCCACGACAGTGCCGTCGCCGACACCGCCACCTCCGTGCCCGCCACGCCGGGCACCGCCACAAAGGAGCACTGA
- a CDS encoding phosphoribosyl-ATP diphosphatase, with amino-acid sequence MSKKTFEELFTELQQKAANGDPATSRTAELVEKGVHAIGKKVVEEAAEVWMAAEYEGKEAAAEEISQLLYHVQVMMVARGISLDDVYAHL; translated from the coding sequence ATGTCGAAGAAGACGTTCGAGGAGCTGTTCACCGAGCTCCAGCAGAAGGCCGCCAACGGCGACCCCGCCACCTCACGCACCGCCGAGCTGGTGGAAAAAGGCGTGCACGCCATCGGCAAGAAGGTCGTCGAAGAGGCGGCCGAGGTGTGGATGGCCGCGGAGTACGAGGGCAAGGAGGCCGCCGCCGAGGAGATCTCCCAACTCCTCTACCACGTCCAGGTGATGATGGTGGCGCGCGGCATCTCCCTCGACGACGTGTACGCCCATCTCTGA
- a CDS encoding PH domain-containing protein gives MTPPEDRDPMPVLSVLPVTFRATRTRIVLLSVGAVMFAVISAIGMTLDQLNPGERLSFIVTAALFFGVLALLSRPKVVADADGVTVVNLTRTRRLAWAEILRVNLRTGDPWVFLDLSDGSSLPVLAIQPGVAKEHAIRDARALRALAESHGTGTDARDTGPGAPGSDPRGTGAGDAGSHNG, from the coding sequence ATGACCCCTCCGGAAGACCGAGACCCCATGCCAGTGCTGTCCGTGCTCCCCGTCACCTTCCGGGCCACCCGTACCCGGATCGTGCTCCTCAGCGTCGGCGCCGTGATGTTCGCGGTCATCTCCGCCATCGGCATGACGCTGGACCAGCTGAACCCGGGGGAGCGGCTGAGCTTCATCGTCACCGCCGCGCTGTTCTTCGGGGTGCTCGCGCTGCTGAGCCGGCCGAAGGTCGTCGCGGACGCCGACGGGGTGACCGTGGTCAATCTCACCCGGACCCGACGGCTGGCCTGGGCCGAGATCCTGCGGGTCAACCTGCGCACCGGCGACCCCTGGGTCTTCCTGGACCTCAGCGACGGCAGCAGCCTGCCCGTCCTGGCCATCCAGCCCGGTGTCGCCAAGGAACACGCCATCCGCGACGCGCGCGCCCTGCGCGCCCTCGCCGAGTCCCACGGGACCGGCACCGACGCCCGGGACACCGGTCCCGGTGCCCCGGGGAGCGACCCCCGGGGCACCGGTGCCGGTGACGCCGGAAGCCACAACGGCTGA
- a CDS encoding AAA family ATPase — protein MDIGTQGTHAPADLAWVRGVDAYTMGAYPQAEEEFRTAVRLDPGMADGWLGLHALRVDTTTALLRMYRHRDRFGEQRAHHRRTLNSWYWLGWWVQPVLESGRDLLLAHASHWLDGRHVPELDRALAGLPPVNADPQVRFLHACRAYLVKDWDELVRHTEPLVDDTLLGIEAGLFGGMARVRLEMFTQAEPLLATALMRCRSEQPQRKELRYWLARAHEGTGRSAAALPLYRAVHRLDPSFMDTAARLAAITDLDGYEGADDPGGLASVALAGFGQEALDAQGDPEIPPAPEAHLGGEPQPLPGGGGGPAAPVPESLDGVREKVPLPVQPSPPRFPAGPTDPALLASALAELERMVGLEPVKRQVKALSAQLNMARLRAGEGLPVQPPKRHFVFSGPSGTGKTTVARILGRVFYALGLLGGDHLVEAQRADLVGEFLGQTAVKANELIDSAIGGVLFVDEAYSLSNTGYSKGDAYGDEALQVLLKRAEDSRDHLVVILAGYPEGMDRLLATNPGLSSRFTSRVDFPSYRPPELTAIGQVLAAENGDAWDEESVDELRSISAHVVEQGWIDELGNGRFLRTLYEKSCAYRDLRLSGYSGTPGREDLATLRLPDLMQAYGEVLSGRGPARRGPQEPPGP, from the coding sequence ATGGATATCGGCACGCAGGGCACGCACGCCCCGGCCGACCTCGCCTGGGTGCGTGGCGTGGACGCGTACACCATGGGCGCGTATCCGCAGGCGGAGGAGGAGTTCAGGACCGCCGTCCGGCTCGATCCCGGGATGGCCGACGGCTGGCTGGGGCTGCACGCGCTGCGCGTCGACACCACGACGGCCCTGCTCCGGATGTACCGCCACCGCGACCGTTTCGGCGAGCAGCGCGCCCACCACCGCCGGACGCTCAACTCCTGGTACTGGCTCGGCTGGTGGGTGCAGCCGGTGCTGGAGAGCGGCCGCGACCTGCTGCTCGCGCACGCCTCGCACTGGCTGGACGGCCGGCACGTACCGGAACTCGACCGGGCGCTCGCCGGGCTGCCGCCCGTGAACGCCGATCCGCAGGTGCGGTTCCTCCACGCGTGCCGCGCGTACCTGGTGAAGGACTGGGACGAGCTGGTACGGCACACCGAACCGCTCGTCGACGACACCCTCCTGGGGATCGAGGCGGGCCTGTTCGGCGGCATGGCCCGGGTCAGGCTGGAGATGTTCACCCAGGCCGAACCGCTGCTGGCCACGGCCCTGATGCGCTGCCGCAGCGAGCAGCCGCAGCGCAAGGAGCTGCGCTACTGGCTGGCGCGCGCCCACGAGGGCACCGGCCGCAGCGCCGCCGCCTTACCTCTGTACCGCGCCGTGCACCGCCTGGACCCGTCCTTCATGGACACCGCCGCCCGCCTCGCGGCGATCACGGACCTGGACGGGTACGAGGGCGCCGACGACCCCGGCGGGCTCGCCTCGGTGGCGCTGGCCGGCTTCGGCCAGGAGGCGCTGGACGCGCAGGGCGATCCGGAGATCCCGCCGGCCCCCGAGGCCCACCTCGGCGGCGAGCCGCAGCCGCTGCCGGGCGGGGGCGGAGGTCCGGCGGCTCCCGTACCCGAGAGCCTCGACGGCGTACGGGAGAAGGTGCCGCTGCCCGTCCAGCCCTCTCCCCCGCGCTTCCCCGCGGGCCCCACCGACCCGGCGCTGCTGGCGAGCGCCCTGGCCGAACTGGAGCGGATGGTCGGCCTGGAGCCGGTCAAGCGGCAGGTGAAGGCCCTCTCGGCGCAGCTGAACATGGCGAGGCTGCGGGCGGGCGAGGGGCTGCCCGTCCAGCCGCCGAAACGGCACTTCGTCTTCTCCGGCCCCTCCGGCACCGGCAAGACCACCGTCGCCCGCATCCTCGGACGGGTCTTCTACGCGCTGGGGCTGCTCGGCGGCGACCATCTCGTGGAGGCCCAGCGGGCCGACCTGGTGGGCGAGTTCCTCGGCCAGACGGCGGTCAAGGCGAACGAACTGATCGACTCGGCGATCGGCGGGGTGCTCTTCGTGGACGAGGCGTACAGCCTCTCCAACACCGGCTACAGCAAGGGCGACGCGTACGGCGACGAGGCGCTCCAGGTGCTCCTGAAGCGCGCCGAGGACAGCCGGGACCACCTGGTGGTGATCCTGGCGGGCTACCCGGAGGGCATGGACCGGCTGCTGGCCACCAACCCCGGTCTCTCGTCGCGCTTCACCAGCCGGGTCGACTTCCCCAGCTACCGGCCGCCGGAACTGACCGCGATCGGCCAGGTCCTGGCGGCGGAGAACGGCGACGCCTGGGACGAGGAGTCGGTGGACGAGCTGCGGTCGATCAGCGCGCACGTCGTCGAGCAGGGCTGGATCGACGAGCTGGGGAACGGGCGCTTCCTGCGGACGCTGTACGAGAAGAGCTGCGCGTACCGCGATCTGCGGCTGTCCGGGTACAGCGGGACGCCGGGCCGCGAGGACCTGGCGACGCTGCGGCTGCCCGACCTGATGCAGGCGTACGGCGAGGTGCTGTCGGGCCGCGGCCCGGCCCGTCGCGGCCCGCAGGAACCACCGGGTCCCTGA
- the hisG gene encoding ATP phosphoribosyltransferase, giving the protein MLRIAIPNKGSLSGPASAMLHEAGYQQRKESKELVLVDPDNAVEFFYLRPRDIAIYVSSGRLDIGITGRDLLLDSGASAEEILPLGFARSTFRYATKPGTADGVQDFGGMTVATSYEGIVAKHLADNGVDASVVHLDGAVETAIELGVAQIIADVVETGTSLRNAGLEVIGEPIMTSEAVVIRRTGADAESPKVQQFLRRLQGVLVARSYVMMDYDCRAEHLERAVALTPGLESPTISPLHNEGWVAVRAMVPAKEAQRIMDDLYELGARAILTTAIHACRL; this is encoded by the coding sequence ATGCTGCGCATCGCCATCCCCAACAAGGGCTCCCTGTCAGGACCTGCGTCGGCGATGCTCCATGAGGCCGGCTACCAGCAGCGCAAGGAGTCCAAGGAACTGGTCCTGGTCGACCCGGACAACGCGGTCGAGTTCTTCTACCTCCGCCCGCGCGACATCGCGATCTACGTCAGCTCCGGCCGGCTCGACATCGGCATCACCGGCCGCGACCTGCTGCTGGACTCCGGCGCCAGCGCCGAGGAGATCCTCCCGCTCGGCTTCGCCCGCTCCACGTTCCGCTACGCCACCAAGCCCGGCACGGCCGACGGGGTCCAGGACTTCGGCGGCATGACCGTCGCCACGTCCTACGAGGGCATCGTCGCCAAGCACCTCGCGGACAACGGCGTCGACGCCTCCGTCGTCCACCTGGACGGCGCGGTCGAGACCGCGATCGAACTGGGCGTCGCCCAGATCATCGCGGACGTGGTCGAGACCGGTACGTCCCTGCGCAACGCGGGCCTGGAGGTCATCGGCGAGCCGATCATGACCTCCGAGGCCGTGGTCATCCGGCGCACCGGCGCCGACGCCGAGTCGCCCAAGGTGCAGCAGTTCCTGCGCCGCCTCCAGGGCGTCCTGGTGGCCCGCAGCTACGTGATGATGGACTACGACTGCCGCGCCGAGCACCTGGAGCGCGCCGTGGCCCTCACCCCGGGCCTGGAGTCGCCGACCATCTCCCCGCTGCACAACGAGGGCTGGGTCGCGGTCCGCGCGATGGTCCCCGCCAAGGAGGCGCAGCGGATCATGGACGACCTGTACGAGCTGGGCGCCCGCGCGATCCTCACGACCGCCATCCACGCCTGCCGCCTCTGA
- a CDS encoding riboflavin synthase, translating into MFTGIVEELGEVTAVENLGDASRFTLRGPVVTDGAKHGDSIAVNGVCLTVVDLDGGAFTADVMAETLDRSSLGALAVGSPVNLERPMAVGGRLGGHIVQGHVDGTGTVVERTVSEHWEIVKVALPAHLTKYVVEKGSITVDGVSLTVVDAGPDYFTISLIPTTLALTTLGHKGPGDPVNLEVDVIAKYVERLLGARSEEPAK; encoded by the coding sequence GTGTTCACCGGAATCGTCGAAGAACTGGGTGAGGTCACCGCCGTCGAGAATCTCGGCGACGCCTCCCGCTTCACGCTGCGCGGCCCCGTCGTCACCGACGGCGCGAAGCACGGCGACTCCATCGCCGTGAACGGTGTCTGTCTGACCGTGGTCGACCTGGACGGAGGCGCGTTCACCGCCGACGTGATGGCCGAGACGCTCGACCGCTCCAGCCTCGGCGCGCTCGCCGTCGGCTCCCCGGTCAACCTGGAACGCCCCATGGCCGTGGGCGGCCGGCTCGGCGGACACATCGTGCAGGGCCACGTGGACGGCACCGGCACGGTCGTCGAGCGGACGGTGTCCGAGCACTGGGAGATCGTCAAGGTCGCGCTCCCCGCCCACCTCACCAAGTACGTCGTGGAGAAGGGCTCCATCACCGTGGACGGCGTCAGCCTCACGGTCGTGGACGCCGGACCCGACTACTTCACCATCAGCCTCATCCCCACCACCCTCGCGCTGACCACCCTCGGCCACAAGGGCCCCGGCGACCCCGTCAACCTCGAGGTCGACGTCATCGCGAAGTACGTGGAGCGCCTGCTCGGCGCCCGATCCGAGGAGCCCGCCAAGTGA
- a CDS encoding bifunctional 3,4-dihydroxy-2-butanone-4-phosphate synthase/GTP cyclohydrolase II has translation MTTTALPTWYSTDNAEDFALDPVEQAVRDIAAGRPVVVVDDEDRENEGDLVIAAEKATPEIIAFMMSECRGLICAPMEGAELDRLALPQMVDHNTESMGTAFTVSVDAGPAHGVTTGISAADRATTLQLLAGGTAGPADFVRPGHVFPLRAREGGVLVRNGHTEAAVDLARLAGLRPAGAIVEIAGEDGVMLRLPDLVPFARKHGLTIISIEDLIAYRRTSEPAVRREAKVHLPTASGDFTAYGYRSVADGVEHLALVHGEIGDGEDVLVRVHSECLTGDIFGSLRCDCGPQLQASMDRITEAGRGVVVYLRGHEGRGIGLLSKLRAYELQERGRDTLDANLELGLPADARDYAAGARILDDLGVHSLRLMTNNPDKTSALVRHGLTVTGREPMPVQAGEHNLRYLRTKRDRMGHDLPWLDPAVAVSACGNQ, from the coding sequence ATGACGACCACCGCACTGCCCACCTGGTACTCCACCGACAACGCCGAGGACTTCGCCCTCGACCCCGTGGAACAGGCCGTCCGGGACATCGCCGCCGGCCGGCCCGTCGTCGTTGTGGACGACGAGGACCGCGAGAACGAGGGCGACCTCGTCATCGCCGCCGAGAAGGCCACCCCGGAGATCATCGCCTTCATGATGAGCGAGTGCCGCGGCCTGATCTGCGCCCCCATGGAGGGCGCGGAACTGGACCGGCTCGCCCTGCCGCAGATGGTCGACCACAACACCGAGTCCATGGGCACCGCGTTCACCGTCTCCGTGGACGCCGGACCCGCCCACGGTGTCACCACCGGCATCTCCGCCGCCGACCGCGCCACCACGCTCCAGCTCCTCGCGGGCGGCACGGCCGGCCCCGCCGACTTCGTACGGCCCGGACACGTCTTCCCGCTGCGCGCCAGAGAAGGCGGGGTGCTCGTCCGCAACGGCCACACCGAGGCCGCCGTCGACCTCGCCCGGCTGGCCGGACTGCGCCCCGCCGGGGCCATCGTGGAGATCGCGGGCGAGGACGGCGTGATGCTGCGCCTGCCCGACCTGGTGCCGTTCGCCCGCAAGCACGGGCTCACGATCATCTCCATCGAGGACCTCATCGCGTACCGCCGTACGTCCGAGCCGGCCGTCCGCCGCGAGGCGAAGGTCCACCTGCCCACCGCCTCCGGCGACTTCACCGCGTACGGCTACCGCTCGGTCGCCGACGGCGTCGAGCACCTCGCCCTCGTCCACGGCGAGATCGGCGACGGCGAGGACGTGCTCGTGCGCGTCCACTCCGAATGCCTCACCGGCGACATCTTCGGCTCGCTGCGCTGCGACTGCGGCCCCCAGCTCCAGGCCTCCATGGACCGGATCACCGAGGCCGGGCGCGGCGTGGTCGTCTACCTGCGCGGCCACGAGGGCCGCGGCATCGGCCTGCTGTCCAAGCTGCGCGCGTACGAACTCCAGGAGCGCGGCCGGGACACCCTCGACGCCAACCTCGAACTGGGCCTGCCCGCCGACGCGCGCGACTACGCGGCCGGCGCGCGGATCCTGGACGACCTCGGCGTCCACAGCCTGCGGCTGATGACCAACAACCCGGACAAGACCTCCGCGCTGGTACGGCACGGGCTGACCGTCACCGGCCGCGAGCCGATGCCCGTCCAGGCCGGCGAGCACAACCTCCGCTACCTGCGCACCAAGCGGGACCGGATGGGGCACGACCTGCCGTGGCTGGACCCGGCCGTCGCCGTGTCCGCCTGCGGCAACCAGTAG